DNA from Rosa rugosa chromosome 6, drRosRugo1.1, whole genome shotgun sequence:
GCCATATATGGATTACTGCACCATTCTTCATTTTGTCTTCACTGACCTTCTCTGTCAACTTAGACTTAGCTACTTGGCTCTTAGGCCTCAATGCCGACTGGGTGTACCTTATCAATGGTTTTTCAATCACAGTCACTTCTCCTTCCACCTTATGACCATTTTCATTCAAATCGAgctttcttcttcaagcgtttgtgggGAAGGGATGAAGATTGTTGGGTACAAATATAGGGGTAAAAGTGATAATTATATGACTATTATTGTCATTACATACGAGGATATAAATATATTCTCATGCAAAATTAATTTACTGGATCTACATAGAAAGTtactgggtacatttagaaagacctaAATGAAAAGTAGCACCCACCCTAGCtttcaaaatagaaaaagaaaagtagcACCCACATGGTACGTTGGCACCATCTTTCAGCCTTATTTTATGCAATGGAGGTAACTACTAAGAAGCATCTTTGCACATAGAAGaacatttgttttgttttccatcGAAAACATCGACTGGtttgagagggagagagaagaggagaaaGAAGATCAGAAATATGGCTGACGCTGTTGTTTCAGTTGTGGCCGAAGGGATCAAGCTGCTCGGAGACTACATCCTACAGCAAGCAAAATCCTTGAGTGGAGTCAGCTATCAAGTTAGGCTTGCACAAGTCGAGCTACACTTGATGCGTGGCTTCCTGAAAGATGCAGATTCAAGATCTGGAGAAGATGAAGTTGTACGCATTTGGGTAGAACTCATTAGAGATGCTGCTTATGATTTGGAAGATGTCATAGAATCTTTCGCTTTAAAATTAGCTTACAGGAGAAGAGGAGGTACTGTGAAGATTGCTCTTAAAAGGTTTGCCTGCATTTTTAGTGAAGGAGTTGATCTTCACAAGATTGGGTCGGAAATTGAGGATATTATGACCACACTTTCTCATTTGAGGTCGAGTTTGCAAAGTTATAACATAAGACAAGTAAGTGGGGGTGAAAGTGTGGCTTCTGCTTTTAAGAGGCAACGAGATAGGAGGCTAACTTATGCTCATGAAGTTGAAAGTTATATTGTTGGGTTGGAGGAAAACACGAAAAGACTGGTGAAAGAGTTGTTAAGAGACGGAAAGCGTCACCGTGTTGTTTCTATTTGGGGGATGGGCGGCTCTGGAAAAACCACTCTtgcaaaacaggtttttctTCAAAATGAAGTTAAGCGCcattttgattgttttgctTGGGTCTGCATATCTCAACAATGGGAAGGAAAGGATGTATTGGAAGAGATTTTAATTAAACTCACTTCCCCAGCAAcagagaaaaggaaagaaatttCCAAAATGAAAAAGGATGAAATAGCAAGGGAGGTCTGTAGTATccaaagagaaaagagatgtCTGGTGGTCCTTGATGACATATGGACTCAAGAGGCTTGGAATTCGATAAAAGCTGGATTCCCAATCAATGAGGAAACAGAAAGCCGGATATTACTCACTTCTCGGAAGAAAGAAGTCGCCTTGCTTGCATCCAGAAATGACTATCTCCACCAGCCTCAACCTCTAAATGATATGCAAAGCTGggaactgtttgaaaagatagCCATCTGTGGAAGCGACAAAACAGGTATTATTTTTCATCCAACTAATACTGTGCTTTTCTAGCCCAAGAAAGTTTTGTATTCCATAGAACACCTAGTGTTTTCACAGGCAATTGTTTATTTATTGAATATGATAGATTCTTGACCGCAAGAACTTTTACTTTGACACATAATGTTATCAGTTTTCAGTAATGACTAAATCTCTCTTACTTCAGtactatttcttttcttttccagacTTGCAAATTTATGCAAAGAAGAGAGAATTAGGAGAGAAGATGCTTATACATTGTTCAGGTCTACCATTAGCCATCAGTGTGCTCGCTGGTCTTCTTAGTAGACGAGAGACGGTTGATGAGTGGAACACAGTACTTGGAAATGTTAATGTATACATAATGAGAGGCACAAATGTCCTTGAAAGAGAAAAGACAAGTCAGGAGTGTGGTGTTTCAGGTGTCTTGGCATTGAGTTATGATGACTTACCATCCCACTTAAAACTCTGCTTTCTGTATTTAGCCCAATATCCTGAGGATCATGAGATACAGGTAACAAGATTGACTCAATTATGGATTGCAGAAGGGTTTATACCTTCAACATCGGAAATACATGGTTCAATTGAATTAATGGAAGATGTATCATATGGTTGCCTAACTGAACTGGTGCAGAGATCTATGGTTCAAGTTGGAAAATATGGTTTTAGTGGGAAGGTGAAAAGTTGCCGTCTCCATGATCTGATGCGGGACTTGTGCTTGCAAAAGGCAAAAGAGGAGAACTTTCTTGGTATTGTCAACTTTTCTGTGGGTCCGGTATCTTATGCAACACTGATTGGTAAGGTTCGAAGACTTGCCCTCTATTTGGATAGAAATGTTAAATATGAGTTCAGTAGTAAGGATGGAAGAGATTGCCACATTAGGTCTCTATTATACTTTGCCCCAGGAGAGTTCAACCAAAAGTGGAACAAAAGAATAATACGATCAGTATTCAATGACTTCAATTTGATTAGAGTCTTGAAGTTTGAAAATATATGTAGGGAGTTTGAGTTACCAAAGACGATTGGGAATCTAGTCCACCTGAGGTTTCTGAGTCTGAAGAACAGTAGATTTCGTTCGTTGCCATCATCTGTATCTAATCTGGTACTTTTGCAAACTCTAGATCTGCGGGGTAAATATTTAGAAGATGGATCTTGTTTTGGGATTGAGTGGGACAGGGATACCAAAATCAGAAATGTGTTTTGGAATATGGAGCAACTGAGGCATTTGTATTTACCTCGTTGGTACAGTGTGAGGGGAAAACTGTCATTTGCAAGGTTGTTCAATTTGCAGACGTTGGACAATGTTTCAATTGAGAAATGTGATCTGAATGATCTTGTTCACTTAAGCAATCTGAAGAAACTACGCATAAGGCCGTTACGGTCTCGGCGGGCAGGTCGAACAACATTGAAGGATGACCAGATTAAAATACTGGAGAAGCTGCCCAAGTTGAGGGTGCTTGACCTCGATGGGCTTTCTTTCGAATCAGAAACATTGGTTTTCTCCCAAGGAGGCTTTCCTCATCTGGAATTTCTTACCCTTGGATGGTTGGATGATTTTAAGGAGTGGAGGGTGGAGAAAGAAGCCATGCCTAGTCTTCAGAGATTGCGCATTGAAAGGTGCGAAGAATTGCGGGCAGTTCCAGATGGGCTTCAGGAGATTACTACCCTCAAGGAATTAACAATTGACCGGATGCCCAGTAGATTCTGCAGTAGGGTTggggaaggaggagaggatTGCTACAAAATCAAACACGTGCCTTCTCTTATAATCGATGGGACGCGCGTCCCAAGTAGTAGTTACGGGCATCAGGAATTAACTGTAGATGGTATGTGACTAATTGACTCAATCCCGTTTTATCATACCTGGCTTATATTATTGTGTGATCAAATTAAAGATTTTATGTACTAATCacttgtctccaacttttattaataaattcccTTGATTATGACCAGCTCCTCCTCCTGATGAGGAAACAGAGGAAATTCGAGTTGCATCCCCTCCTAACGTCCTTAGTTAAATCCACAAGCTGTTGGTTTATCGATATTTGGGGTAGCCCGTTCTATGTTCTTTGGGCTTTATCCGATACCCTATCCTATCTGCCCGCCTATAATTCTTCATTGGACGCCCTTTCCCTCTCTCTTCCTCATTCCTCCCTGCTTCACACAGACCAGTGGAATTTAGCTTAGACTTAGACTCTGTTGTGTGCTAGCTTTCAATGGTAGCTAAAGGTAcgtctcttttcttcttcttcttcttcttcttcagattaGCTTTCAATACGTTTCTTGTTTATCCTTCTAATTTGATTTTTATGGTATAATTACTACTTTAGGTTTTGTTTAAGAGTGAGTATTGTTTACATTGTAATTTCTGGTTAGCTTGACTCTTCATAGTTCATACTGGAATTTTGTACTGAGAGTAATACAACTATGACtatccaccatcatcatctcACAAAAGTTCTCAAAATTGTTTTTTgtcctttcaaaaaaagaaaaaagaaaaaagaaaaaacagtaaaaaagaagaagattacaGTATAGAGGACCAAGTAGTTGATCATCTAGAATGATCTTTAATGATATGGAGAAGCAACCTTTCGTACCCACATGTGCAAATATGGATTTTCCAGTCATGTTTGCCAGAATTTTTGTTCTTGTAATTCCAAAGAACCTCACTAACAAAAAGATGGGTTTTTATAATCTTTCAGCTAAAGGATGGATATAACTGAAGAAGAAATTACAAGGCTTTATCGAGTTCAAAAAACAGTGATGCATATGCTGAAAGATCTGGACTACATAGTTCCAACATTACATTGACACGGCTTCAGAAGAAATATAGAGAGAACATGAAAAGGGATGACTTTACTATCAATAGAAGGAAGTGAGTTCACTACTCTGATGAGGTATTTGATGATGGTATTTAATGTTGTAGAAGTAGTATTGTTCAGCTTCTTACTGTTGGTTCTTGTGCGCCAGATTTGTGTTTTTCCCTGACGAACCAAAATAGGGGTCAAGACGATCAAGAATTACATCAAATGCTTGGTTCAGGATGATACGGACAAAGCCATCGTGTTTATTCAACAAAATCTGACTCGGTTTGCAAAGCGCTTCATAAGTGAGATGAGATCAAAGTACTACTTGGAGGTTTTCCAGGTGAGAGTTTTAAATTGCATAATTTATTCTTTGAATTGACTGTTCTTGATATCTCTTGAATGTCATTATGCTCTTTTAACTTATGGGAATGTTAGGTACCAGAAACTTGGTATCAGAAACATACGTACTATACGTGGATATGTCTATAGCCTGCCTAGTTTATTTGATTTCCAAGGCCTCTTAAGGTCAACAATCAATTAATGTGATCCATTGCATAATAGTATTGCTGTTCTGATGAAAATGTTTCACCCTAAATTAAGAAGCATGGGCACGTAAGGTACCAGAAACTAAAATGGTATCAGAAATATGCGGACTATACGTAGACAGGTCTATGTTGAATAGCCTGCTTCAAGGCCTGTTAAGGTTGGCAATCAATGTGATCAATTGCTTGATGTTGTTTGATGCCAAGGTTTCTCCCTAAattaagaatcaaaaattgaacgCATAGATTCTATTCATCTGAAGCTGTCAATTAATAGAGAGACAAGTAGTTGTATATTCAAACTTGTGCTAGTGCGAAAACAGTACATTTATTCATATATTACATGAATAGTGTGAACTGTATTGGTTCAGGAGGCAGAATTGTCGGTTCAAGCGCATGTTCTAGTTCCTGAGCATAAGAATCTTAAAAATGAGGAAAACAGGATCTTAAAAATGAGCATGTTCTTAGTTAATTGTATTCGGTACCGACAAAGTGGGTAATTGCAAAACTAGTTTGCAACCAATACTCTCCTCCGCCCATCAGTGACTGATCAAATTAACTAGCAACCTCAGCATTGTCCTCCCCCATAACTGTTGGTGGTCTTCCATGCTTAAAATATCGTTTCCATCACCCCAAACATCCATAACAAATAGTCCTAAGTGCTGAACACTCATTCTTCCACACGTATTGTTACCCAAAATTGTTGTGTACCAGATTTATGTGTTTTCCCCTGACAAACCAAAAGTCGGGGTCAAGACAATGAAGAGTTACATCAAATCAGGAGAATGTAATTAGAGCAATCTTAGTTGTTCAACAAAATCTGACTTCTTTTGCAAAGACCTCCATCAGTGAGATGGGTTCAAAGTACCACTTGGAGATTTTCCAGGTGAAGTTTAATTGtttaaattatttttagaaTGAAGTTTTGTTCTTGAAATTGTCATTGTCATTGTCATGATAGTCTATTACCTTGCATATTGGAAACTTAAGGTACCAGAAACTTTAGTATTAGAAATATGAAAATATACGCAGATAGGTCTATGCTGAATAATTACAATGTTACTTCCCAACCATTTATGCGTTGGAGAGCTTAGTTTATCTTTACTCTAATGCCATATTTGATTCACAAGTAATGTTATTGAACGCACTTAATAGTATTGTCAATATGACACTTCAAAGTGACAATTTGGATGCATAGGGTTATCTGATAACTCTAGTTAATAGAGATGCCCAACAAAAGCATCAAACTTTAACTAGGCCTGTCTTGGGTTCCAAGTGAAACCGAGAAAGATGTTCTCAATGCTATCTAATGCAGCATATCTGTGTGGTGTTTGCACATTGGGAGAACAAGATAACAATCGGTTTAATACGACAGTCTCCTCTGAGAGAAAAAACAAAGGGTATCTTGAGGATTAGATTGCACTGTGTGATAGTTTGTTGGCAGAACATCTTCAACTAATGCTGGTGATCACGTTACTTTTGTTATATATTCATCTCACCTTAATATGTATTGGCTATTCTGTGTGGTTTCACAATGTTAAAATATTTTGTTTTCTGAGGGAGCAAGTCTATTGGTTCAGGAGGCAGAATTGTTGGTGAATATTAAAGAGCATGTTCTAGTTCCTGAGCATCGGTTTCTTACAAATGAGGAAAAGAAGACTTGCTGGAGAGGTACACTGTGAAAGAAACACAGGTCAGTCCTGAACAATGCTATATTTGAATAATAACAAATGCCTGAAGTTAGATGCATATACACACTAACAATGTGTTGCAAGTCTCTTGAGTAAATTCTCTTTATTGTTTCAGTGTGGCATGGGCATATTTTGTTGGTAGTGGTGCTTAATCTATCTTTGCATCCTCCAAACAATTTTAACAAAATGTTGATCTTTTTCTAGATTGGAATGTTTAAAACACATCTTAGTTTTCTTTTCCGTGGTTATCAGACTGATTTGGATACCTAATTCATTTTCATATTGGGTGGATGGTGTTCAGCTTCCTCTTATTCAGCTGATTGATCCAATGGCAAGATATTACGGGCTTAAGCATGGACAAGTTGTGAAGATAATCCGGCCAAGTGAGACTGCAGGGCGATATGTCACCTACTGTTACGTTATCCAAGTACAGCAGAAACCTGGATTGCATTAGTCTTATTTATAATTTTCGTAATGGAAGGTTAGCTCTGAAGTGAACATTGCAGTTGGGATTTTGCGCATATATGATGATGTTTTCAACTCGTTCTGTGCATTCCTCCGTAGTGCCTGCAATGTGAGCTTGTGTAATGCCAAACTCCTGTGATCTATATGCTGTCGTTGTTCTTGTAGTTGTTAAACCCCTCCTTTTCAGACTTGAGTTGTCCTGATTTTTTTTAaccatttttgttttggtggtGGTGAGAGATGAGCCATACCAATTTTTGAGACAGTCTATGAAGTTTGTACATATTCAATGCCCAACCAAACCGAGAAACAAAAATATGTAATGCGTCAAATCTTTCTAATTTGCTATTCTCTCTTTCACTAAGCTGCAAAATGTTCCTTAAAATTTGTTCAAAATGCAGGTCATGAATAGATCTCTCCTTTTTATGTACTAGCGATGAAGTATGGACTTATccacattctcaaaaaaaaagtatgGACTTATCcatcatttctcatttctgggtAGATTTGGTAATATATTGTTGAGCAGGTCAAAATTCACGGACGTCTTTGTTTCATATGAAAGACTGACTAAATTAATGATGAAGCAGCTCTCTGTTTCTCAGAGAGTGGATTTTCTATATGATGAAGCATTTTTTATCACTTTCTCAGTTTAACAAGTTGCTGGTCTTACTTTGGTTCATTTTTAAGGCACGTAATGGTCAGCTATGGCAAGGTAAACGATGTCTCCCTCGTCAAGAACTTTTATTCGGTTGACAAGTTTGGATAGATAATCACTTGAGAGCCAAAACACATGTTCTCAAACTGTGCCACATCACTCGCACGCGCTCTACTTGGAAGAAGCCTCCACCTGCTTGGTTAACTGTTTGCTTACATGGAGCTTTTGATCCTAACACAAGGTCAGGTGGTGTAGGGGTAGTTGTTAGATATTGCTCATGTTTCATCTCTAGCGCACATCGAAGCCATTGCTGGGCTTATAGCTTGTCGCCTTGTCCCTGATCATGGTCTCTCCCCTGTCAAGTTCGTGACAGATTCACTTCAGCTGGTGCAGGCAGTCTCATCTCCGTCCTCGTCTCATTTGCAACAAAGCCCCGTTTATGAAGATGTGGCTGACTTGTTTATGCAATTACCAGGTTGTTCCTTCACTCACACCTTTCGTGAAGGTAATGAAGCTGCTCATTCACTCGCACCTTTCGTGAAGGTAATGAAGCTGCTCATAAGTTAGCTCGTTGGGCGTTAGCGGCGACTCAACCTTGTGATATTACTTTTCTTCCACTCCACCTCTTCTTGAGGAAGTTATCTCTGCAGTTCGATTGTAACTAATTTCGATCGTTTgtcttagaaaataaaaaataaaaaataaaaaatattatcatGTATTtgaccatcttcttcttttctattttcttttgttgctaCTTGCTAGTTCTTTCCTTTCCTCTCCCCTTGTTGCTTCATCAGAATCTTACGAAACTGGTTCAGTAGAGCCTACACGGATAGAATCAAAAGGATGATTGGTGAAGTGATCTTCccataaaagaataaaaaaggaAATGACCGGTGAAGCAAGTATTTGGTGACATTCCGCCCGGCCGGGGCCAACCCTCAGGGTGGCGTTTGGCAAGACAATGACAACGATCACACTGCAGGAAGAGCAATTTACACATCTCAGAAGATGCATGCAGTTATGTGTTCTTGATATCGAACATCTTGGCTCTAGTTCAATCTTCATAATCGTATTGCTTACTCATGATAGTAACGGTCCTCAAATTTCAAAAGTAAGGAGGGTTTCTCTAGAACGAACCTCTAGGTGTTGTGTTAAGCGGTTACCTGCGAGGACACGGAATTCTACCTAGCAATGTAACAAAGAGTTTCTAACCATTTGGTTTTTGTCTCTTTGATTCTTTTATAAATAtgctcaattttctttttcttcatgatTTGATGTTTCCTATGGTGGTTCTCTGATATAGCTGTGATCTCAAATTTGGACACTCGTGTTATAAATCTGGAAGGAGGTTTTGTAGGTGCTCTTTGTTTGAAACATTGTCATCGTCTTGCTACTTTGTGTGGTTGATTTGCTGTGGTGTCTCTCTTGCGGCTGCAATCATGTCAAGGGGATGCAAGTGATGGCGTTTAGAGTTGGGTTTTCAATTTGCTACATTGATTCTTATGCACAAGATATTATTTATGTTCGAACTTATTTGTTTAGATTGTCAGTATCTGTAGTAGGGTCATCTTGCAATTTCAGAGCAAATCTGTTGTTGAATAGATTGACACTATCTTGTTGAAatgttgggaaaaaaaaaattggttgtggatgtaattgttaattaatttccaatatttttttttaatgctaTCACTCTTTCACATAGAAATCAGTGTGTTAGAATTTGCCACTTCCACACAGAAATCAGTTTGAGTTATCTTCCACATAGAAATAAGTGTGAGTTAGGATTTAGGGCTTCCACACATAAATCAGTCTAAGTTATAATTTTCTACTCGCACGGATTGAACTAAAGTTAATTATGGATAAACAGTGCAGTCCATGACAAAGATTCACAATGACTTCTAAAATAGTGTGAGATGAGCATTAGCCCCCGTTCGGGAGAGCATGAAAAAACAATCCGTGTGTATCATACAGGTAAAAGCTTTCACACATTGAAAATCATGTGAGAATGATTTATGctcagttttctttttcttcatgaCTTCATGTTTCCTATGGTTGTTCTCTAATATAGCTGTGATCTGCAATTTGGACACTCGTGTTATAAATCTGGAAGGAGGTTTTGTGGGTGCTCTTTGTTTGAAACATTGTCATCATCTTCCAGGCTACTTTGTTTGGTTGATTTGCTGTGGTGTCTCTCTTGCGGCTGCAATCATGTCAAGGAGATGCAAGTGATGGAGTTTAGAGTTGTGTTTTTAATTTGTGACATTGATTCTTATTCAGAAGATATTAGTTATATTCAAACTTATTTGTTTAGATTGTCAGTATCTTTAGTAGGTTCATCTTGCAATTTCAGAGCAAATCTGTTGTTGAATAGATTGACACTATCtcgttgaaaaaaaaaaaaaaaaaaaacattggttGCATGTAGAAGTATTTGTTAATTAATTTACAAAAAAATTTTTTGAATGCCATCACTCATTCACAtagaaatcagtgtgaattaTCTAGAAATGAGTGTCAGTTAGTGTTTAAGGCTTCCACACAGAAATCAGTCTGAGTTATAATTTTCTACTCACATGGATTGAACCAAAATTAATTATGGataatttctcaaaaaaaaaaaaaaaaaaaagagaaaatcattcaaacagtacccgaacttAGGGCCACTCTTAACTTCAGTAcccgactatgcaaaactatcactttggtaccccaagtttgaagcccgacccaataatGGTACACGCTGTTCATGACGGTGTTAACTAACAATCCACGTGCTAAATTTAGAggggtattttggtcatttcGTTAATGAACCTTCTCTTTAGCAGATCCCTTCTTCTCCTCGTCTCATTCATCTGGGTTTTGTCAGCTTGTGATTGGAAAATTCTAAAGCACTCGAACATATAAGAGCTCTCAAAACCAATCAAGCAAACATTCCATTAACCAGAAAGAGAAGAATGTATTTCAAAATCATGGGTCTGGATGCTCCAATCTTGACAGCACTGCAAGTTCATGATGAACTGGTATTCAAGCCTCAATAACCACAACCCAGAAATCTTCGGAGTTTAATTCCCACGCAGGGCCAGGCCTCGTCCAGAGAAGCAGTCGAACCAGAAACTAGGCATGAATGAGTCGAGAACAGCCGAAAATGTCGCTGGTGTCCAAGAACACAGTTGCCCGAgaacaaacccagaaacaaagtCATTAAAACCcgatcaaattcaaaaactaATTGCACAGGATTGTTGGCCATGATGAGGAGATGAGATTTCATACCACAGGTAGCCAAAATGGTGGTCGGAATTGCCGGGAATTGCAGAGCTCGCCGGAGAAGTCTCGGAGCTTCCAGTCATCATTGCTCCTTCTCCGTTCAATGCATGAGTGATCCAAAGGCACAGGGACGTAGGAGACGCAAAGCTTTCACACATTCAAAATCGTGTGAGAATGATTTATTTCGTACATATTTAAATCAGTGGATAGttgttgttttgctagtagtggtcTAAAGCCATCTCCAGTTGTTGGAGGCTAAAATAACTCCCGGACTAAATTTTAGTCCCCGATAATCACTATTCATGTAAATAGTAAGGCTATAATTTCTACCATCTCCAACTCTTAGGGCTATAAGTTTAAATGTcatgttattttattgtttttcaaaTATATAGTATTTTATACTTATGCTACTATTTCTAttcttatataattatttttatggTGAAATCTTATTAATTTTGCCTAGTACCATCTGGTCAAATGGGAGGTtttgagttcgactcacgaaagatTAGTTAttccatttgagttgtttatctgataaaaaaaaaaaaaattattaatttttttgatatgATTTTATAGTACCACGTGTCAACTATGGGAGTGAGGAGGTagaacaaaaaaatgaaaaaaaatgggAGTGATATGATTTTTTTGTAACAGTTAGCTGACATTAGCTAGCTGCATATTTGCCTAGTACCATCTGGTCAAATGGGAGTGATATGATATTTTTGTAACAGTTAGCTGACATTAGCTAGCTGCATATTTGCTTCAATCATAGCCATTGATCTGTTCAGCCATATTCATTTCATTTATTTGGGCCACCAATGTGGACTCCACAAAAA
Protein-coding regions in this window:
- the LOC133713410 gene encoding putative disease resistance protein At1g50180 — protein: MADAVVSVVAEGIKLLGDYILQQAKSLSGVSYQVRLAQVELHLMRGFLKDADSRSGEDEVVRIWVELIRDAAYDLEDVIESFALKLAYRRRGGTVKIALKRFACIFSEGVDLHKIGSEIEDIMTTLSHLRSSLQSYNIRQVSGGESVASAFKRQRDRRLTYAHEVESYIVGLEENTKRLVKELLRDGKRHRVVSIWGMGGSGKTTLAKQVFLQNEVKRHFDCFAWVCISQQWEGKDVLEEILIKLTSPATEKRKEISKMKKDEIAREVCSIQREKRCLVVLDDIWTQEAWNSIKAGFPINEETESRILLTSRKKEVALLASRNDYLHQPQPLNDMQSWELFEKIAICGSDKTDLQIYAKKRELGEKMLIHCSGLPLAISVLAGLLSRRETVDEWNTVLGNVNVYIMRGTNVLEREKTSQECGVSGVLALSYDDLPSHLKLCFLYLAQYPEDHEIQVTRLTQLWIAEGFIPSTSEIHGSIELMEDVSYGCLTELVQRSMVQVGKYGFSGKVKSCRLHDLMRDLCLQKAKEENFLGIVNFSVGPVSYATLIGKVRRLALYLDRNVKYEFSSKDGRDCHIRSLLYFAPGEFNQKWNKRIIRSVFNDFNLIRVLKFENICREFELPKTIGNLVHLRFLSLKNSRFRSLPSSVSNLVLLQTLDLRGKYLEDGSCFGIEWDRDTKIRNVFWNMEQLRHLYLPRWYSVRGKLSFARLFNLQTLDNVSIEKCDLNDLVHLSNLKKLRIRPLRSRRAGRTTLKDDQIKILEKLPKLRVLDLDGLSFESETLVFSQGGFPHLEFLTLGWLDDFKEWRVEKEAMPSLQRLRIERCEELRAVPDGLQEITTLKELTIDRMPSRFCSRVGEGGEDCYKIKHVPSLIIDGTRVPSSSYGHQELTVDAPPPDEETEEIRVASPPNVLS